A single Roseinatronobacter monicus DNA region contains:
- the ftsH gene encoding ATP-dependent zinc metalloprotease FtsH, with the protein MGNARNFAFWIVLFLLMIMLFNMFSTGQNSSAARSVNYSEFIDRVDASEVSRVTIDGERIVFVGSDGQQYSTVRPDDTGLTQRLLDAGIPVEARPQQQSGFLSTLMLWLPFLLLIGVWIYFMNRMQGGGKGGAMGFGKSKAKLLTEKSGRVTFDDVAGIDEAKDELEEIVEFLRNPQKFSRLGGKIPKGALLVGPPGTGKTLLARAIAGEAGVPFFTISGSDFVEMFVGVGASRVRDMFEQAKKNAPCIVFIDEIDAVGRSRGVGYGGGNDEREQTLNQLLVEMDGFEANEGIIIVAATNRPDVLDPALLRPGRFDRQVQVPNPDIKGRERILGVHARKVPLGPNVDLRIIARGTPGFSGADLANLVNEAALMAARSNRRFVVMDDFESAKDKVMMGAERRSMVMSEDEKKLTAYHEAGHAVVGLHVPEHDPIHKATIIPRGRALGLVLSLPERDQLSVSYRKYKSKIAMAMGGRVAEQLVFGEDAVTSGAASDIQQVTKIARAMVTQFGFDEELGYVDYANEQQSYLGNYGGGSNHSGITQKMIDDKVRQLVNEGYETAKKILTEHRDELENLAKGLLEYETLTGPEIARVMRGEALDRGDDDEDTPTSGPPSVAAVPKTRGRKRGDEDGGLEPEPSA; encoded by the coding sequence GTGGGTAACGCACGGAATTTTGCTTTCTGGATCGTGCTGTTTCTGCTGATGATCATGCTCTTCAACATGTTCAGCACAGGGCAGAACTCATCCGCGGCACGAAGTGTCAATTATTCTGAATTCATTGACCGCGTTGACGCCAGTGAAGTCAGCCGCGTCACCATTGACGGTGAACGCATCGTCTTTGTTGGCAGTGATGGGCAACAGTATTCGACAGTTCGCCCCGATGATACAGGCCTGACACAGCGCTTGCTGGATGCCGGTATCCCTGTTGAGGCACGCCCGCAGCAGCAATCGGGCTTCTTGTCCACGCTGATGCTGTGGTTGCCATTCCTGTTGCTTATCGGCGTGTGGATTTATTTCATGAACCGTATGCAAGGTGGCGGCAAAGGCGGCGCAATGGGGTTTGGCAAATCCAAAGCCAAACTGCTGACCGAGAAAAGTGGTCGCGTCACCTTTGACGATGTCGCTGGCATTGACGAGGCCAAGGACGAGTTGGAAGAGATCGTAGAATTTCTGCGCAACCCGCAGAAATTCTCGCGCCTCGGCGGCAAGATCCCGAAAGGGGCGCTTCTGGTCGGCCCTCCGGGTACGGGTAAAACGCTTCTTGCACGCGCCATTGCAGGTGAGGCAGGCGTGCCCTTCTTCACCATCTCTGGCTCTGACTTTGTCGAGATGTTCGTGGGTGTCGGTGCAAGCCGCGTGCGCGACATGTTCGAGCAGGCCAAGAAGAATGCACCCTGTATCGTTTTCATCGACGAGATTGACGCAGTCGGTCGCTCACGTGGCGTCGGCTACGGTGGCGGCAATGACGAACGTGAGCAGACATTGAACCAGCTTCTGGTTGAAATGGACGGGTTCGAGGCCAATGAGGGCATTATCATCGTCGCGGCCACCAACCGCCCCGATGTGCTTGACCCTGCCCTGCTGCGCCCCGGTCGTTTCGACCGTCAGGTTCAGGTTCCCAATCCCGACATCAAAGGGCGCGAGCGTATTCTGGGCGTGCATGCGCGCAAAGTGCCGCTTGGCCCGAATGTCGACCTGCGCATCATCGCGCGCGGGACACCCGGGTTCTCTGGTGCCGATCTGGCCAACCTCGTCAATGAGGCAGCGCTTATGGCGGCGCGGTCCAACCGACGTTTTGTAGTGATGGATGATTTCGAGAGCGCCAAAGACAAAGTCATGATGGGCGCAGAACGCCGCTCGATGGTGATGTCTGAGGATGAGAAGAAACTGACCGCTTATCACGAAGCGGGTCACGCAGTGGTCGGGCTGCATGTTCCCGAACATGACCCCATCCACAAGGCAACCATCATCCCGCGCGGGCGGGCTTTGGGGCTGGTTTTGTCCCTGCCGGAACGCGACCAGTTGTCTGTCAGCTATCGCAAATACAAATCCAAGATCGCCATGGCGATGGGCGGACGCGTGGCCGAGCAACTGGTGTTTGGCGAAGATGCTGTCACTTCGGGGGCCGCAAGCGACATTCAGCAGGTCACCAAGATTGCGCGCGCGATGGTCACGCAGTTCGGCTTTGACGAAGAGTTGGGGTATGTAGACTACGCCAATGAACAGCAAAGTTACTTGGGCAACTATGGCGGTGGGTCAAACCATTCCGGCATCACTCAGAAAATGATCGATGACAAAGTGCGTCAACTGGTCAATGAGGGATATGAAACCGCCAAAAAAATTCTGACCGAGCACCGGGATGAGTTGGAGAACCTGGCGAAGGGTTTGCTGGAATACGAAACACTGACCGGCCCGGAAATCGCCCGTGTGATGCGCGGTGAGGCACTGGATCGTGGCGATGATGATGAAGATACGCCAACCAGTGGCCCCCCTTCTGTCGCCGCCGTGCCAAAAACACGCGGGCGCAAGCGCGGGGATGAAGATGGCGGGCTAGAGCCAGAGCCAAGTGCCTGA
- the tilS gene encoding tRNA lysidine(34) synthetase TilS, producing the protein MIAGNSDLTARFAQAMGHLAPERPTRLGIAVSGGGDSMALMHLAHQWCGAELHVATVNHGLRPEAGDEAQFVAQAAQALGLKHTTLHWQGWDRRGNLQDAARNARRHLLTDWAQGEGLQGVLLGHTQDDQAETFLMRLARGSGVDGLAAMAPAQMADGLHWLRPLLDFTRRELRDWLRASQIAWVDDPSNDDTGFDRIKARQALDTLASMGLTRARLSETAARMADARTVLDAAAANAAHDICRFEHGDFVFDTARLDALPQDTRYRLLARAVCEISSNAYRPRLSALRKAMTCASATVHGCLITRGARDLRITREANAVRDLRAPLGEWWDRRWQVLRPDDQHTAPHLSIGPLGEAGLQHCNDRTGWRLPRASLVASPAVWDGTRLIAAPLAGFAPEWRICVREPRESLPSGRYSH; encoded by the coding sequence TTGATCGCGGGTAACAGCGATTTGACGGCGCGCTTCGCGCAGGCCATGGGCCACTTGGCACCCGAGCGGCCCACTAGGCTGGGGATTGCGGTATCGGGGGGCGGCGATTCAATGGCGCTGATGCATCTGGCGCATCAGTGGTGCGGGGCTGAATTGCATGTTGCGACAGTCAATCACGGCCTGCGCCCGGAAGCGGGCGATGAGGCACAGTTTGTTGCCCAAGCTGCACAGGCTTTGGGGCTAAAGCATACAACGCTGCATTGGCAGGGCTGGGACAGACGCGGTAATTTGCAAGATGCCGCGCGCAACGCCCGACGCCACTTGCTGACAGATTGGGCGCAGGGCGAGGGGCTTCAGGGCGTGCTTCTGGGCCATACGCAAGACGATCAGGCCGAAACCTTTCTGATGCGTCTGGCGCGCGGGTCAGGGGTGGATGGGCTGGCGGCGATGGCCCCGGCACAAATGGCCGATGGCCTGCACTGGCTACGTCCGTTACTCGACTTCACACGCAGAGAGTTGCGCGACTGGCTGCGCGCAAGTCAGATCGCATGGGTCGATGATCCAAGCAATGATGACACAGGTTTCGACCGGATCAAGGCGCGCCAAGCCCTCGACACACTGGCGTCAATGGGTCTGACCCGCGCACGCCTGTCGGAGACCGCCGCGCGCATGGCCGATGCGCGCACAGTGCTGGACGCGGCGGCGGCAAATGCCGCGCATGACATCTGCCGCTTCGAGCATGGCGATTTCGTGTTTGACACAGCCCGCCTGGACGCCCTGCCCCAAGACACGCGGTATCGGCTGCTCGCGCGCGCTGTGTGCGAAATCTCGTCCAACGCCTATCGCCCGCGTCTGTCTGCCCTGCGCAAGGCGATGACCTGCGCCTCTGCCACGGTGCACGGATGCCTGATCACACGTGGCGCGCGCGACCTGCGGATCACCCGCGAAGCAAACGCTGTGCGCGACCTGCGCGCGCCGCTGGGCGAATGGTGGGATAGGCGATGGCAAGTGCTGCGGCCAGACGACCAGCACACGGCACCGCATCTGAGCATCGGCCCATTGGGCGAGGCCGGATTGCAGCATTGCAATGATCGCACGGGCTGGCGTTTGCCGCGCGCCTCGCTTGTGGCCAGTCCGGCGGTATGGGATGGCACGCGGCTGATTGCCGCGCCATTGGCAGGATTTGCGCCCGAATGGCGCATTTGCGTACGAGAACCGCGTGAGTCTTTGCCCAGCGGGCGGTATTCGCATTGA
- a CDS encoding tetratricopeptide repeat protein has protein sequence MRLIRTIAFAILVSGPALAPAQAETVADLRAELTALSSVVADLARELSSGSAAEQPGFDGALIDRVERIREELARLTGRTEELEFRIRRTIDEASNRLGDLEFRMTELEGGDTTELATPRPLDRGETTAVGDSDAPELAASERTAFDSARDLAESGDYDAAAEALQQFLEFYPGSPLGADASMLLGDMHRARGSEPDAARAYLNLYLADSDGADAPRALLALGESLGRLEQREEACVMFDELLDRFASSPQATEASDARARLECP, from the coding sequence ATGCGCCTGATCCGCACCATTGCATTTGCAATACTTGTGTCGGGGCCAGCACTGGCCCCGGCGCAAGCCGAAACCGTGGCTGATTTGCGCGCGGAGTTGACTGCGCTGAGCAGTGTGGTCGCGGATCTGGCGCGCGAGTTGTCCTCTGGGTCAGCAGCAGAGCAACCCGGTTTCGACGGCGCATTGATCGACCGGGTCGAGCGCATCCGCGAGGAACTTGCGCGCTTGACCGGCCGCACCGAAGAGTTGGAGTTCCGCATCCGGCGCACAATCGACGAGGCCTCTAACCGACTGGGTGATCTTGAATTTCGCATGACCGAGCTGGAAGGTGGCGACACCACAGAACTGGCAACCCCGCGCCCGCTTGATCGCGGCGAAACCACCGCCGTTGGCGACAGCGACGCGCCAGAGCTTGCCGCAAGCGAGCGGACAGCCTTCGACTCCGCCCGCGATTTGGCCGAGAGTGGCGACTATGATGCCGCAGCAGAGGCTTTGCAGCAGTTTCTTGAATTCTATCCCGGCAGCCCGCTAGGTGCGGACGCCAGCATGTTGTTGGGCGACATGCACCGCGCGCGCGGGTCCGAACCTGACGCGGCACGGGCCTATCTCAATCTCTATCTGGCGGATTCCGACGGGGCCGATGCGCCGCGTGCCCTGCTTGCCTTGGGCGAAAGCCTTGGCCGGTTGGAGCAACGCGAGGAAGCCTGCGTCATGTTTGATGAATTGCTTGACCGCTTCGCATCAAGCCCACAAGCGACCGAGGCCAGCGACGCACGCGCGCGGCTGGAGTGTCCTTGA
- the pal gene encoding peptidoglycan-associated lipoprotein Pal produces the protein MTLTSKILLVLATLALAACNNPRGGGTFGGGGADGFGGNGGGFNDGGIQTGNLGDPNDPNSIAHFQQRIGDRVFFTVDSSSLNEEARSTLNGQARWLTSNPQYTIVIEGHADERGTREYNVALGERRANAVMQYLVSQGISANRLRTVSYGKERPVEACAAQRCWDVNRRSVTAVSGARTS, from the coding sequence ATGACTTTGACGTCAAAAATACTCCTCGTACTCGCAACGCTTGCGCTTGCGGCCTGTAACAACCCGCGCGGCGGCGGCACATTCGGTGGCGGTGGCGCTGATGGCTTTGGCGGAAACGGCGGCGGCTTCAATGATGGCGGCATTCAGACCGGCAATCTGGGCGATCCGAATGACCCCAACTCCATCGCGCATTTCCAGCAGCGCATCGGTGACCGCGTGTTCTTTACAGTGGACAGCTCCAGCCTGAATGAGGAGGCACGCTCGACCCTTAACGGGCAGGCGCGCTGGCTGACATCGAACCCACAATATACAATCGTGATCGAAGGCCATGCCGATGAGCGTGGCACGCGCGAATATAACGTCGCCTTGGGCGAACGTCGCGCCAATGCCGTGATGCAGTATCTGGTCAGCCAAGGTATCAGCGCAAACCGTCTGCGGACTGTCAGCTACGGCAAGGAACGCCCGGTCGAAGCTTGTGCCGCACAGCGCTGCTGGGATGTGAACCGCCGCTCCGTGACGGCAGTGTCCGGCGCACGGACAAGCTAA
- the tolB gene encoding Tol-Pal system beta propeller repeat protein TolB → MTRLFHFLPALVLVWLAAFVAALPAQAQPLRLQITEGVIEPMPFAMPAFVPENSAGSQYSESLARVVSANLTNTGLFREIPRSAHLGRISSFDASVNYSDWRAINTQALITGAVSVSGNRMNVKFRLFDVLSGQQIGEGLQFGGSTENWRRMAHKVSDAVYSRITGESGYFDSRVVFISESGSRGNRTKRLAIMDQDGENMQYLTDGRALVLGPRMSATGEQIIYTTYETGTPRIALMNTQTGQRQLVGDIPGAMTFSPRFSPDGRSLVFSAARGGNTDLYRLEIGSGQIQQLTSSPSIATAPSFSPDGRQITFESDRSGTSQIYVMPANGGEARRISFGQGRYSTPVWSPRGDMIAFTKSNAGRFHIGVMRTNGSEERLLTASFLDEGPTWSPNGRVVKFTREAQGGDPALFSVDISGRNLRRVPTPGPASDPAWGPLLP, encoded by the coding sequence ATGACCCGGCTTTTCCATTTCCTGCCCGCACTTGTTCTGGTTTGGCTGGCGGCTTTTGTCGCTGCCCTGCCTGCACAGGCACAGCCATTGCGTTTGCAGATCACCGAAGGCGTGATCGAGCCGATGCCCTTTGCGATGCCCGCTTTCGTGCCAGAGAACAGCGCTGGCAGCCAGTATTCCGAATCTCTGGCGCGCGTTGTCTCGGCCAACCTTACGAATACGGGGCTGTTTCGGGAAATTCCGCGCTCGGCCCATCTTGGGCGCATTTCCAGCTTTGATGCCAGTGTCAACTACTCGGACTGGCGCGCGATCAATACGCAGGCGCTGATTACCGGCGCTGTGTCCGTGTCGGGCAACCGCATGAACGTAAAGTTCCGCCTGTTCGATGTGCTGTCAGGCCAGCAAATCGGTGAAGGTCTGCAATTTGGCGGCAGCACTGAGAACTGGCGGCGCATGGCGCATAAAGTCTCGGATGCCGTGTATAGCCGGATCACTGGTGAAAGCGGGTATTTTGACAGCCGCGTGGTGTTTATCTCGGAATCCGGCTCTCGCGGGAACCGCACCAAGCGGCTGGCGATCATGGATCAGGATGGCGAGAATATGCAATACCTGACAGATGGTCGCGCCTTGGTGCTTGGGCCGCGCATGTCGGCAACCGGCGAGCAGATCATCTACACAACATACGAGACGGGAACCCCGCGCATCGCGCTGATGAACACCCAAACAGGGCAGCGTCAGCTTGTCGGGGATATTCCCGGCGCGATGACCTTTTCGCCGCGCTTTTCACCTGACGGGCGCTCACTGGTGTTTTCGGCGGCACGGGGCGGCAATACGGACCTTTACCGGTTGGAAATCGGGTCTGGTCAAATCCAACAGCTCACCTCGTCGCCCTCGATTGCGACAGCCCCCAGCTTTTCGCCCGATGGACGGCAGATCACATTTGAATCCGACCGCTCCGGCACCAGCCAGATTTATGTGATGCCCGCCAATGGTGGCGAAGCGCGGCGCATCAGCTTCGGTCAGGGCCGCTATTCCACCCCTGTCTGGTCGCCACGCGGCGATATGATCGCCTTTACCAAGTCAAATGCGGGGCGTTTTCACATCGGGGTCATGCGCACAAATGGTAGCGAAGAACGCCTGCTCACGGCCTCGTTTCTTGACGAAGGCCCGACATGGTCACCAAATGGCCGCGTGGTGAAATTCACGCGAGAGGCGCAAGGCGGGGACCCGGCACTGTTCTCGGTCGATATTTCGGGGCGCAACCTGCGCCGCGTTCCAACACCAGGGCCTGCATCTGACCCGGCCTGGGGCCCCCTTCTACCGTGA
- the tolR gene encoding protein TolR, protein MGAQFAKKGGGTGRRRRRGGAARMSEINVTPFVDVMLVLLIIFMVAAPMLTVGVPVELPRTSAGALPAEQEEPLSITLTADGTVLIMSTEIDPSDLIPQLRAVAAERRDNKVFLRADGTIPYERVVQVMGALNSGGFNNIGLVTEQGGPRFDGAGN, encoded by the coding sequence ATGGGTGCTCAATTTGCCAAAAAGGGCGGAGGGACGGGTCGGCGCAGGCGGCGCGGCGGGGCTGCGCGCATGTCCGAGATCAACGTTACGCCCTTTGTCGATGTGATGCTGGTGCTTCTGATCATCTTCATGGTGGCAGCGCCCATGCTGACTGTGGGCGTGCCGGTGGAATTGCCGCGCACCTCAGCAGGCGCATTGCCTGCCGAACAGGAAGAGCCCCTTTCGATTACCCTGACCGCAGATGGAACAGTACTGATCATGTCTACCGAGATTGACCCGAGTGATCTTATTCCACAGCTTCGCGCGGTGGCCGCCGAGCGGCGCGACAACAAGGTTTTCCTGCGTGCCGACGGAACAATTCCGTATGAGCGCGTTGTGCAGGTGATGGGAGCGCTGAATTCGGGTGGCTTCAACAATATCGGTCTGGTGACCGAGCAAGGCGGCCCGCGCTTCGACGGCGCGGGCAACTGA
- the tolQ gene encoding protein TolQ, producing the protein MDQTTLTAAQEIDFSLLALFARATITVQLVMISLIIASFWSWAIIIQKHILYRRARNEAEDFDAAFWSGEPLDELYDQIGPAPATSPQRVFAAGMTEWRRSHRADGRLIPGAVARIDRSMDVAITKETRLLTGGLTFLASVGSASPFVGLFGTVWGIKHAFEEIALAQSTNLAVVAPGIAEALLATGLGLLAAIPATIFYNKLTDDSDAIISGYEGFADEFNTILSRQLDAA; encoded by the coding sequence ATGGACCAGACCACCCTGACAGCGGCGCAGGAGATTGATTTCTCACTGCTGGCTCTTTTTGCGCGAGCAACCATCACAGTGCAATTGGTGATGATCAGCCTGATCATTGCTTCTTTCTGGTCTTGGGCCATCATCATCCAGAAGCACATTCTCTACCGGCGCGCGCGCAATGAGGCTGAAGATTTTGATGCGGCTTTCTGGTCGGGAGAGCCGCTGGATGAGCTGTATGACCAGATCGGGCCTGCGCCTGCGACGTCCCCTCAACGGGTCTTCGCGGCGGGCATGACCGAATGGCGGCGCTCGCACCGCGCTGATGGGCGGCTGATACCCGGTGCAGTGGCACGGATCGACCGTTCGATGGATGTGGCCATCACCAAAGAGACGCGGTTGCTGACAGGGGGGCTGACCTTTCTGGCGTCGGTCGGGTCTGCTTCGCCCTTTGTCGGGCTTTTTGGTACGGTCTGGGGGATCAAGCACGCATTTGAAGAAATTGCGCTGGCGCAATCCACCAATCTGGCCGTTGTTGCCCCCGGCATTGCCGAGGCGCTTCTGGCGACAGGGCTTGGCCTGCTGGCAGCCATTCCCGCCACTATCTTCTATAACAAGCTGACCGATGACAGCGATGCGATCATCTCGGGCTATGAGGGCTTCGCGGATGAGTTCAACACGATCCTGTCGCGCCAGTTGGATGCGGCCTGA
- the ybgC gene encoding tol-pal system-associated acyl-CoA thioesterase, with product MTHSHPIRVYYEDTDLAGIVYYANYLKFIERGRSEWVRSLGLDQAAMKAQGAGVFAVRRVVADYLAPAHFDDLLDITTAYMRHSGARLVLRQSVLRGDKMLFLAEVTLVCLGDTGRPQPLPDALIEKIGENTPHKPKV from the coding sequence ATGACCCATTCCCACCCGATCCGCGTCTATTACGAGGACACAGACCTTGCAGGGATCGTCTATTATGCCAACTACCTGAAATTCATCGAACGCGGGCGCAGCGAGTGGGTGCGCAGCCTTGGTCTGGATCAGGCCGCGATGAAGGCGCAAGGCGCAGGTGTCTTTGCTGTGCGCCGTGTGGTGGCAGATTATCTTGCCCCTGCCCATTTCGATGATCTGCTGGATATTACGACCGCATATATGCGCCATTCCGGTGCGCGACTGGTGTTGCGTCAAAGCGTCTTGCGCGGGGACAAAATGTTGTTTCTGGCCGAGGTCACACTGGTCTGTCTGGGCGATACAGGCCGCCCTCAGCCCCTGCCCGACGCTTTGATCGAAAAAATCGGCGAAAACACTCCTCATAAACCCAAAGTATAA
- a CDS encoding SDR family oxidoreductase → MAERKTLFITGASSGIGEATARAAVAAGWNVGLMARSADKLDQLVQELGSASLAVAGDATDLVAQEDAIARVAAHYGGLDAAFANAGMGVETPGTEAGDPEEWRRMIDLNIMALLYTTRAALPELRKTKGQLVLTGSVAGKVHIAGSIYGATKWFVHGYAGNMAQEMREWGGRCTLIAPGMVDTPFFSEPKPEKLQAEDIANAVVFALSQPPRAAIPEIVVMPMG, encoded by the coding sequence ATGGCCGAAAGAAAGACACTCTTTATCACAGGCGCATCCAGCGGGATCGGGGAGGCCACCGCGCGCGCGGCGGTCGCCGCAGGCTGGAATGTGGGGCTGATGGCGCGCAGTGCCGACAAGCTGGACCAGCTTGTGCAAGAGCTTGGGTCAGCCAGTCTGGCTGTGGCGGGCGACGCCACGGACCTTGTAGCGCAGGAAGATGCGATTGCGCGTGTTGCAGCACATTATGGCGGGCTTGATGCGGCCTTTGCCAATGCTGGCATGGGCGTCGAGACACCGGGCACTGAAGCGGGCGACCCGGAAGAGTGGCGGCGGATGATTGATCTGAACATCATGGCACTGCTCTACACGACGCGCGCCGCCTTGCCCGAATTGCGCAAGACGAAGGGTCAGCTTGTTTTGACAGGATCGGTCGCGGGCAAGGTGCATATCGCGGGGTCGATCTATGGCGCGACGAAATGGTTTGTGCATGGCTATGCAGGCAATATGGCGCAGGAAATGCGCGAATGGGGCGGGCGCTGCACCCTGATCGCGCCGGGCATGGTCGACACGCCCTTTTTCTCAGAGCCGAAGCCCGAGAAATTGCAAGCAGAAGACATAGCGAACGCTGTGGTCTTCGCGTTGTCGCAGCCCCCGCGCGCCGCAATCCCCGAGATCGTGGTCATGCCGATGGGCTAG
- a CDS encoding NAD-dependent succinate-semialdehyde dehydrogenase translates to MLDHQSTDLKSLLSDPTLLEMRAFVGGEWVNADDGATFEVRNPARGDLIAQVADLGRAETARAIDAAENARHAWAARTGKERANILRKWFDLMMANQEDLALILTAEMGKPLAEARGEIAYGASFVEWFAEEAKRVYGETIPGHQPDKRITVIRQPIGVAASITPWNFPNAMIARKVAPALAVGCGFVARPAAETPLSALAMAVLAERAGVPKGVLSVIPSSRASDIGKEFCENPIVRKLTFTGSTEVGRILLRQSADQVMKCSMELGGNAPFIVFDDADLDAAVQGTLMSKYRNNGQTCVCANRIYVQAGVYDAFAEKLKTAVEKLRVGDGLSDDSELGPLINEEAVTKVEDHISDIVAHGGKVLTGGRRHGNGGTFFEPTIVTGVTQKMKVAQEETFGPLAPLFKFDTEEQVIGYANDTIFGLAAYFYARDIGRITRVQEALEYGIVGVNTGIISTEVAPFGGVKQSGLGREGSSHGTDDYLEMKYICLSV, encoded by the coding sequence ATGCTTGACCACCAATCAACGGACCTGAAATCGCTTTTGTCGGACCCCACTTTGCTGGAAATGCGCGCCTTTGTGGGCGGTGAGTGGGTCAATGCCGATGACGGCGCAACATTCGAGGTACGCAACCCTGCGCGCGGCGATTTGATCGCGCAAGTGGCGGATCTGGGCCGGGCCGAGACTGCGCGGGCCATTGATGCTGCGGAGAATGCGCGCCACGCATGGGCTGCGCGCACAGGCAAGGAACGCGCAAACATCCTGCGCAAGTGGTTTGATCTGATGATGGCAAATCAAGAGGATCTGGCCCTGATCCTGACCGCCGAGATGGGCAAACCACTGGCAGAAGCGCGCGGCGAGATTGCCTATGGCGCCAGCTTCGTCGAGTGGTTCGCCGAAGAAGCCAAGCGCGTATATGGTGAAACCATCCCCGGTCACCAACCTGACAAGCGTATCACTGTGATCCGCCAGCCCATCGGGGTTGCGGCCTCGATCACGCCGTGGAACTTTCCCAATGCAATGATCGCGCGCAAAGTGGCCCCGGCGCTGGCTGTCGGCTGCGGTTTTGTCGCGCGCCCTGCCGCCGAGACGCCGCTCTCTGCGCTGGCCATGGCTGTTTTGGCCGAACGCGCAGGCGTGCCCAAGGGCGTGCTGTCGGTCATCCCGTCAAGCCGCGCGTCAGATATCGGCAAAGAGTTCTGCGAAAACCCGATCGTGCGCAAACTGACATTTACAGGCAGCACAGAAGTGGGCCGCATCCTGCTGCGCCAATCGGCAGATCAGGTGATGAAATGCTCGATGGAGTTGGGCGGCAACGCGCCGTTCATTGTCTTTGACGACGCGGATCTGGACGCAGCCGTACAAGGTACGCTGATGTCGAAATATCGCAATAACGGCCAGACCTGCGTATGTGCCAACCGCATTTATGTGCAGGCAGGCGTATATGACGCCTTTGCCGAGAAACTGAAAACTGCGGTCGAGAAATTGCGCGTCGGTGATGGCCTGAGCGATGACAGCGAACTTGGCCCCTTGATCAACGAAGAGGCGGTGACCAAGGTCGAAGACCATATCAGCGACATCGTCGCCCATGGCGGCAAAGTGCTGACCGGTGGGCGCAGACATGGCAATGGCGGCACATTTTTCGAGCCGACAATTGTAACGGGCGTCACCCAGAAAATGAAAGTGGCGCAGGAAGAAACCTTCGGCCCGCTTGCGCCGCTGTTCAAATTCGACACGGAAGAACAGGTCATTGGCTACGCCAATGATACGATCTTTGGACTGGCGGCCTATTTCTATGCCCGCGACATTGGCCGCATCACCCGCGTGCAAGAAGCGCTGGAATACGGCATTGTCGGCGTCAACACAGGCATCATCTCGACCGAGGTGGCGCCCTTTGGTGGCGTCAAGCAATCGGGTTTAGGGCGCGAAGGGTCCAGTCACGGGACCGATGATTACCTTGAGATGAAGTATATCTGCCTGAGCGTCTGA